A genome region from Mycolicibacterium litorale includes the following:
- a CDS encoding TetR/AcrR family transcriptional regulator: MAGGTKRLPRAVREQQMLDAAVQMFSVNGYHETSMDAIAAEAQISKPMLYLYYGSKEELFGACLDRELSRFVDEVRSKIDFTQGARDLLRNAVLSFLTYIDTNRASWMVLYTQATSSQAFAHTVREGRERIIELVSRLLQEGTRHPEPDTDFEMMAVALVGAGEAIATRVSTGDADVDEAAELMINLFWRGLKGTPSDTGGQERSDAGAVKDADAAVASN, encoded by the coding sequence ATGGCCGGTGGAACCAAGCGTTTGCCCCGCGCGGTGCGCGAGCAGCAGATGCTCGACGCGGCCGTGCAGATGTTCTCGGTGAACGGCTATCACGAGACGTCGATGGACGCCATCGCCGCGGAGGCGCAGATCTCCAAACCGATGCTGTACCTCTATTACGGCTCCAAGGAGGAGCTGTTCGGCGCCTGCCTGGACCGTGAGCTCAGCCGCTTCGTCGACGAGGTACGCAGCAAGATCGACTTCACCCAGGGCGCGCGGGACCTGCTGCGTAACGCGGTGCTGTCGTTCCTCACCTACATCGACACCAACCGGGCCTCCTGGATGGTGCTGTACACGCAGGCGACCAGTTCCCAGGCCTTCGCCCACACCGTGCGCGAGGGCCGTGAACGCATCATCGAACTGGTCAGCCGGCTGCTGCAGGAGGGCACTCGTCATCCCGAACCGGACACCGACTTCGAGATGATGGCCGTCGCGCTCGTCGGTGCGGGTGAGGCGATCGCCACCCGCGTCAGCACCGGCGACGCCGATGTCGACGAGGCCGCCGAGCTGATGATCAACCTGTTCTGGCGCGGCCTGAAGGGCACGCCGTCGGACACCGGCGGGCAGGAGCGCAGCGACGCGGGCGCGGTCAAGGACGCCGACGCCGCCGTCGCGTCGAACTAG
- a CDS encoding amidohydrolase family protein, with translation MPVDEHLDVFAGVRAEVPDGLARHLRDADLVDHHVHGAFTGPVDRAGFEAALNEGSTDPVPEFMTQFDSPIGLAIRRWCAPVLGLEPLASGDEYWSRRAQFGPDELSGRFLRAAGVARWVVDTGFKGDQISTPEQMTASSGVAASSILRLERLTEDLLEAGAAAPDYPQAFRAALDRAVADPDTVGVKTIAAYRTGFDVDWSRPDEAAVVESAGRLAARGGELRVDDPVLIAFAVHEAADRGLPIQVHVGFGDRDLDLHRTDPLLLLPLLRTMRPVPVMLLHCYPFHRHAGYLAQAFDHVHFDVGLAINHLGVRSTSLVAEALDTAPFAKQLYSSDAFGPPELHLLGSVLWRRAMGLVLGDWIRTGNCTEADAIRIVDMIGVHNAERVYGFSRRSADSGL, from the coding sequence ATGCCGGTTGATGAACACCTCGACGTGTTCGCCGGTGTGCGCGCCGAGGTGCCCGACGGCCTCGCCCGACACCTGCGTGACGCCGACCTCGTCGACCACCACGTGCACGGCGCGTTCACCGGACCCGTCGACCGGGCCGGGTTCGAGGCCGCCCTCAACGAGGGGTCGACCGATCCGGTGCCGGAGTTCATGACGCAGTTCGACTCACCGATCGGACTGGCGATCCGCCGGTGGTGTGCCCCGGTGCTGGGCCTCGAGCCGCTCGCGAGCGGCGACGAATACTGGTCGCGGCGAGCGCAATTCGGACCCGACGAGCTCTCCGGGCGCTTCCTGCGCGCCGCCGGGGTGGCGCGCTGGGTGGTCGACACGGGCTTCAAGGGCGACCAGATCAGCACGCCGGAACAGATGACCGCGTCCAGCGGCGTCGCGGCGTCATCGATTCTGCGGCTGGAACGGCTGACCGAGGACCTGCTCGAGGCCGGCGCCGCAGCACCGGACTATCCGCAGGCGTTCCGGGCGGCTCTCGACCGCGCCGTGGCCGATCCGGACACTGTCGGGGTGAAGACCATCGCGGCGTACCGCACCGGCTTCGACGTCGACTGGTCACGTCCGGACGAGGCGGCCGTGGTCGAGTCCGCGGGACGGCTCGCCGCGCGGGGCGGAGAGCTACGGGTCGACGATCCGGTGCTGATCGCATTCGCGGTGCACGAGGCGGCCGACCGGGGGCTGCCCATCCAGGTGCACGTGGGCTTCGGTGACCGCGACCTCGACCTGCACCGCACGGATCCGCTACTGCTGTTACCACTGCTGCGCACGATGAGGCCCGTCCCCGTCATGCTGCTGCATTGCTATCCGTTCCACCGCCACGCCGGCTACCTCGCCCAGGCGTTCGACCACGTGCACTTCGACGTGGGGCTCGCGATCAACCACCTGGGCGTGCGGTCGACGTCGCTGGTCGCCGAGGCGCTGGACACCGCGCCGTTCGCCAAACAGCTGTACTCGTCCGATGCGTTCGGACCGCCCGAGCTGCACCTGCTCGGCTCGGTGCTGTGGCGGCGCGCGATGGGCCTGGTGCTCGGGGACTGGATCCGCACCGGCAACTGCACCGAAGCCGATGCCATCCGGATCGTGGACATGATCGGCGTGCACAACGCCGAACGGGTGTACGGGTTCAGCCGCCGCAGCGCGGATTCGGGCCTTTGA